The Bacillota bacterium genome includes the window AGCGGTGTCCGGGCTCAAAGTTAACATCCCGGCTACAGAACACTTTAGCTTGGAAATACTGGCCGAGTTTCTGAATCAGTTTTGTCGAGTCTACGTTAAACCCCAAGGCGCATCCCACGGCCAAGGCATAATTCGCCTAACCAAGTGGCCGGACGCTTATTTCTGCGAGTTGCATACCGATTTCGGAAAGAGGCGATCCCAGCTATATGATGACTTAAGCCAAATCACAGGACTACTTCTTCCGAACGAAGATTATCTAGTGCAACAAGGGGTGCAGCTAGCTTCCATCAATGGTCGGATAGTGGACTTTCGGGTCCACGTAATGAAGAATGGCCAAGCAGCGTGGGAAGAAGTGGCGGCCGTGGGACGCTGCGCACCCAGGCAGGGGGTAATGACCCATGGCTGGTGCGGTGGATCTTATGTACTGGCTCAGGGCTTACTGGAACAGCTCTTTCCCAACCAAGCCTCCACCTACTTCAGCGGTCTTAACCAAGCGGCGCTGGCCATTGCCCGCTGTCTGGATTCTCAGTTGCCCGGTGCCTTGGCGGAACTGGGACTGGACCTTGGTTTAGACCGGGAGGGGCAACCATGGTTGCTGGAAGTTAACGAACGGCCGAACCGTATCTTGCTCAGGCTGGTGGACAGACAGGCCGAAGAGCGGTTGGCAGCTCTCTTACTGGATTATTGTACCTATTTGGCCGCTGCTAAGGCAGCACCATTACCAGGGAAATAGGACAGGGCACGTTTTCGACCTTCTTGTCATATGCTGTATTGGTATTCCAATAAAGTCCATGGCAATACTGTTTCGCCCAGAAGAAAGGGATGAGACATGATGAATATCAGCCGATATCACCTGCTACAAGCAGGGAAAATACCACCTCCGCCTTGCCCGCCTAGCTGCTGTGCTTCCACTGGCGAGATAGTCTCTAACCCGGGCTTTGAGGGATCATTCTCCGCCCAGGGAGTACCGGACGGTTGGACCGGTACTAATGTTCAGCAAGAAACCGTCCAGCAGAAAATCCACTCTGGGCTCAAAGCGGTGGTGCTGGGGGCTAACCCGAGCAACGATGCTAGTCTTAGTCAAAATATAACTGATACCGGTTTGTTTCTCCCCGGCTGTCAGTACAATTTTTCCTTTTTTGCCGGCGGATCGTTAGGAAATGGTAGTACCTTCACTGGCTCGGTAGTGTTTCTTGACACCGGCGGTAACGAGCTTGGCCGGACGAACATTACCATTGTTGACCAGTCCATCACCGCTGGCGTAGGAAACTACTACTATGTGATAACTCCCACTGCCCCAGCCAATCTGGCCCGTATACGAGTAGAATTTGTCAAGGACGGAGTCGGCCAGGTGGATTTGGATGATGTTTCCTTATCCATTGCCTAAAAAACAATTGTCCTGAACTGAAAGGACGGGATATTGATGAATAGAGAAAATTTTCAGATACGGCAAAACGAGGAATGCCCAGAAACTTGTTGCCCCAACACAGGCGAACTGGCACCGAACTTCGGTTTCGAAGGAAATTTCGTGGCCTCAGACAGTGACCTGGTCCCTGTAGGTTGGTCAGGTACCAACGTCGATCAAGAGAAAGTGCAGCAGAAAATCCACAGCGGACTGAAAGCTGTTGTGCTAGGAAGAACGCCATCCGCCGATGCCGTTCTGACTTCTCAGCTTCTTACGACAGATGTAATCCCCGGGTGCTTTTATATACTGGCATTTCATGCCGGTGGCACAGGCCCTTCGATCTTAACTGCCCAGCTTATTTTTATCGATTCCATGGGCGGCCAGACAGTAGGAGGTCAGATTCAAGTTATTGGAGCCTCTAAGGTTGCTAACGTGGGAGTTTTTTACCGTGGCATTTTCGGTCCGGCGCCCAGTGACTTGGCAGCGGTGCAGATTAAATTCACTAAGACCGGCACCGGATCAATAGACTTGGATGATGTTTCCCTCACCATAGCATAAACTCACCAAAAACCCTGCCGGGGTCCCGGCAGGGTTTTTTGAGAAATTAGTAGGGCTGAGCGAAAATTTCTATGGCCATTATACCTGATTTATTGCCGGTATAGTGCGAGATACCGATACCCACTTTGCTGAACTTGGGATCTAACATGATAGCTTTGTGGCCGCTGCTGCGCACCAGGTTAGCATGGGCTTGGTAGACGGAACCGGCTGCAGCTAGATTTTCACCCAGATAGGCGTATTTGTAACCTTCTCTAGTTAGTTGCTGTCCGGCGGTGCCGTAGCCGGGGATGTTGTGCTCGTAGATACCCAGCTCCACCAGCTTGTCGGCTCTGAGGCGAGCCACGCGAACTAGCTCAGGGTCAATAGTGACCGGCCCGGCGCCAACCTTGGCCCGCTCTTGGTTGATGTAGTTCAGGAGTTGTTGTTCCTCGGCGGTTAAGCCAGTTGGGGTCTCTACAGGTGGCTGTTCAGGCTCGGGATCATTGTCCGCCGGCGGATTGGGATTGGGATTCGGCTTCGGTGCCGGTGTACTCGGTCTGGTGGGTTGGTACCGGTTAAGATAGTCCAGATACCAATTAGGATTTTGCTGGGGGTTAGTTGGATAGGAAGGTGTTGGGTTCGGTCGCGGTGTAGGGGTGGGGTTAGGAGTAGGATTAGGAGTCGGGTTGGGTGTCGGGTTCGGCTTTGGAGTCGGCACCGGCTGACTAGGTGTACGCGGGTTGCTGGAATACTGCTGCATATACTGCAAGTACCACTCGGCCGAGCCATAAGCCGGCGCAGCGGCAGCTGTGGTCGATAGGGCTAGAACCGTGCCAATTGCCACAGCAACTAAGGTTAGGCTCAATAATTTCTTTCTCACTGCATGTTCCTCCTTAAACCTAATTGATCCTACTGGGCCAGATACAAAGTTCTTGGACGACAAAAGGGAGTGCAGGTGCAACTCCTTTGTCTATTATAAGTTGTACATTGTGAAGGCAGCAAAACGATTAGATCAGGCTGAGGGATTACCAGATGTATTCTTCGACGGGGGACAAGCTTATCAAGAGCAGGCCCAAGCATTGGGCTGTGATGGAAGAAATCGGAAAAGGCTTGTCCCTTGATGCACCAATTAGACCCGTTTTTCATACCATAAAGCAGCCATGGAACCAGAAGGCTGCAGTAATTACTTGGCCTTTAGGTTCTTCAGGTAAGGAAGGAGGATCATTTATGCATGCAGACAGTGTTCCTGTTCCTGGTTGCGAACTAAGAGACCTGGTTGTAGACTGTATCGAAGTGCTAAAAGTGTACGACCAGTGTGTCAAGGAAGACGTTTTGCCCCAACAGATTGCCCTACCCGGGACCTGCCCCAATCCCCTACCGCCAGGTGCCACCGTGGATTGTGCTCTGGTGTTTGGGATCGAAGCAGCCACCGGTCTTCCGGAAACACGGTGCGAAGTCATAAACGTCGGCCCACCCGATGTCGAGGGTTTTGCCGATGTAACGGTACGGCAGCGTTTAGTGTTTGACATTACCATTTTTGATGCTTTCGGCAATGTTCTCTGTGGTCCGACGCGCATTGGGCCAGAGTTCTTCTTTAATACCGTACTGTTGTTTGCTCCCGAGGGCACCTTTGGCCAGTGCCGGATCCTAAGTACTCTTTGCCATTGTGAGATCATTCCCGATCCCGATAATCCGGGACTTAACGTGCTCCTTTGCACCAAGAAAATCTGTAAGGAAATCCAGATCAAGGCTCTGGTTAAACTCTGTGTACCCACCTACGGCTTCTGTGTTCCCGCTCCCTGCGTCACCAGACCGCAGCCTGAGTTCCCCTGCCCGCCGGAAAATATTTTCCCACCACAAAGGCCACGTCCGTCAACAAACACCTAAGACATTAACTAAGGGAGAGGCCGCCGCCTCTCCCTTACTATACTGGCCAGGCTTGGCCCGACTACTGTTTTTAAGGAGGGACAGACTTGAGTTCGCTGGTCAAAACGGAAGTGATTGTGGGCGAGAACACGGCTGAGTTATTATTGGAGACCAACGTTGTTCTTTTTGATCCGGCGGTAAA containing:
- a CDS encoding YheC/YheD family protein yields the protein MIMTVQPLVGILCSAGPLELDWPELDFARRLVLLAQERGMVAFLTTPRNLDFADCSATGYIIKSEAENTWYMDRFPFPQVIYNRVGTLLEAEAKEKYSHLFAEFLPGKDKMQIFNHAGLNKWNVHQMLTAVSGLKVNIPATEHFSLEILAEFLNQFCRVYVKPQGASHGQGIIRLTKWPDAYFCELHTDFGKRRSQLYDDLSQITGLLLPNEDYLVQQGVQLASINGRIVDFRVHVMKNGQAAWEEVAAVGRCAPRQGVMTHGWCGGSYVLAQGLLEQLFPNQASTYFSGLNQAALAIARCLDSQLPGALAELGLDLGLDREGQPWLLEVNERPNRILLRLVDRQAEERLAALLLDYCTYLAAAKAAPLPGK